A window of Cryptomeria japonica chromosome 3, Sugi_1.0, whole genome shotgun sequence contains these coding sequences:
- the LOC131078107 gene encoding probable LRR receptor-like serine/threonine-protein kinase At3g47570: MDLSANFLSGSIPISLERLKVLRYMNVSFNNLSGRIPEGGLFPNRTVVTLFAGNLGLCGPRNYSLPPCPKQTHKKHSLLKKIILSVVGTIAFIVCFIIIGMLWRRKLPRQPFRPSTIIFHRLAYPKFSYQDLAIATAGFDESNLLGVGNFGSVYKGILRDGTMVAIKTLNLQNEDADKSFNTECKVLGRIRHRNLIKIISAFFFPGLKGLVLQFASKGSLEKHLYPVRDDEDICKLGLSECLSIAIDVAHGMEYLHHDCPLQLVHYDLKPRNVLLDANMTALVTDFGISRIVATNSVDSLSTTTFALRGSIGYIAPEYGLGGNVSIKGDVYSYGILILEMVTRKRPSDDMFVGDMNLQKWVRSAFPDRMADIVDGGLLRDVNENMEDNRCLLSFINVGLLCSSESPRERPSMRDVAKVLESLKTSFMEGAAASNLISTISDLLHNTNPTETLASDSQSSTF, from the exons ATGGATCTTTCTGCCAATTTTTTATCAGGTTCAATACCAATATCCCTTGAAAGACTAAAAGTACTCCGGTACATGAATGTTTCTTTCAATAATTTGTCAGGACGGATTCCAGAAGGAGGGCTGTTTCCAAATAGAACTGTTGTAACATTGTTCGCGGGAAACCTTGGCCTATGTGGCCCAAGAAATTATTCACTGCCACCATGCCCAAAGCAGACCCATAAAAAACATTCGCTCCTGAAAAAAATAATCTTATCAGTTGTTGGAACCATTGCATTTATTGTATGCTTTATCATTATAGGAATGCTATGGAGACGAAAACTTCCAAGACAACCATTCCGTCCTTCAACCATTATTTTTCACAGGCTCGCCTATCCAAAATTTTCTTATCAGGATCTTGCCATTGCAACAGCTGGATTTGATGAGTCAAACTTGCTTGGAGTGGGTAACTTTGGATCAGTCTACAAAGGTATTTTGAGGGATGGTACGATGGTTGCCATCAAGACTCTTAATTTGCAGAATGAAGATGCTGATAAGAGCTTCAACACAGAATGCAAAGTGTTAGGGAGGATTCGGCACCGTAACCTCATCAAAATCATAAGTGCATTTTTCTTCCCTGGCTTGAAAGGTCTGGTTCTTCAATTTGCATCTAAGGGGAGCTTGGAAAAACATTTGTACCCTGTCAGAGATGATGAAGACATTTGCAAATTGGGATTGAGTGAGTGTTTAAGCATTGCTATAGATGTAGCCCATGGCATGGAGTATTTACATCATGATTGTCCTCTGCAACTTGTGCACTATGATTTAAAACCTAGAAATGTGCTCCTGGATGCCAACATGACAGCCCTTGTGACTGATTTTGGTATATCCCGTATAGTTGCTACAAACTCCGTAGATTCACTGAGTACAACAACATTTGCACTCAGAGGATCCATTGGCTATATTGCTCCag AGTATGGATTGGGCGGGAATGTTTCTATAAAGGGAGATGTTTATAGTTATGGAATCCTGATATTAGAGATGGTTACAAGGAAGAGGCCAAGTGATGACATGTTTGTGGGAGACATGAACTTGCAAAAGTGGGTGAGGTCAGCTTTTCCAGACAGAATGGCAGATATTGTTGATGGTGGGCTATTAAGAGATGTTAATGAAAACATGGAAGACAATAGATGTCTTCTTTCTTTCATTAATGTTGGTTTGCTTTGTAGCAGTGAATCACCAAGAGAACGACCTTCCATGAGGGATGTAGCCAAGGTCTTGGAGAGCCTCAAGACATCTTTCATGGAAGGTGCAGCTGCTTCCAATTTAATATCTACAATATCTGATCTCCTTCACAATACCAATCCCACTGAAACATTGGCCTCTGACAGTCAAAGTTCCACTTTTTAG
- the LOC131874371 gene encoding LRR receptor-like serine/threonine-protein kinase FLS2: MNLHGTISPLLGNLSSFRSIDLSQNALTASIPPQLGQLPRLQILWLYRNQLEGTIPPSLSGCRSLYDLALSYNQLYGGIPSELSLLASLRFLRLGVNNLTGTIPPSFKNLSTLVTLDLGENDLTGTITPELGMLTQLQVLHLHRNNLEGTIPPTLSACRSLYDLRLSYNQLHGSITPELSRLTSLKILYLGGNNLTGTIPSSFKSLSGLVELSLEENDLAGTIPPELGMLTQLQLLYLHTNNLEGTIPSLHGPIPPELGLLIQLQVLYLYKDNLEGTIPRSLGNLSTLTDLELSQNNLHGPIAPELGMLPQLQVLYLNNNNLEGTIPFSLTNLSKLSELDSDENQLIRHIPLEIGTKLSNLQILSLWGNRLSGNIPNSLGNCSRLTILYLNTNKLSGTVPMELGKLNLLNWLYLHTNQLVSDGSNTLSFLTALTNCSYLQELEVSFNRLTGDLPPSIGQLSSKFYYLDLSDNMIRGSIPQQITNLTNLTYLDLSNNLFSGNIPSGIKRFRKLERLYLGGNILKGSIPSEIGQMQHLGLLNLSHNQLSGKIPDSLGSLQDLRRLHLDHNKLSGEIHVSLEGCKKLELLDLSYNKLGGRIPREVIASLGNLQFYLSFSWNFLEGSLPQEISKIVMAQAIDISGNRLNGVIPNSLGDCAALEHLNLSHNHLKGRKPDSLSKLKNLL; encoded by the exons ATGAATTTACACGGCACCATTTCTCCTCTCCTCGGAAATCTCTCCTCTTTTCGATCCATCGATCTCTCCCAAAATGCCCTCACTGCTTCCATTCCACCTCAACTCGGCCAACTTCCCCGTCTGCAGATACTCTGGCTGTACCGCAATCAATTAGAAGGAACCATTCCTCCCTCTCTTTCCGGTTGCCGCAGTTTGTATGACCTGGCACTCTCTTACAACCAACTGTATGGCGGCATTCCATCCGAGCTGAGTCTCCTCGCAAGTTTGAGGTTCCTTCGTTTGGGAGTAAACAATCTCACCGGTACCATTCCACCGTCTTTCAAAAATCTCTCCACCTTAGTTACATTGGATTTGGGAGAAAATGATCTGACAGGTACCATTACCCCTGAATTGGGCATGCTCACTCAACTCCAAGTTCTGCACCTTCATAGAAATAACTTGGAAGGAACAATTCCTCCCACTCTCTCTGCTTGCCGCAGTTTGTATGACCTGAGACTCTCCTATAACCAACTTCATGGCAGCATTACGCCCGAGCTGAGTCGCCTCACAAGTTTGAAGATCCTTTATTTGGGAGGAAACAATCTCACTGGTACCATTCCTAGTTCTTTCAAAAGTCTGTCCGGTTTAGTTGAATTGTCTTTGGAAGAGAATGATCTGGCAGGTACCATTCCCCCTGAATTGGGCATGCTAACTCAACTCCAACTTCTGTACCTTCATACAAATAACTTAGAAGGAACCATTCCCAG TCTTCATGGTCCCATTCCCCCTGAATTGGGCCTTCTTATTCAGCTCCAAGTTCTTTACCTTTATAAAGACAACTTAGAAGGCACCATTCCCAGGTCTTTAGGAAATCTGTCTACCTTGACTGATTTAGAATTGTCCCAGAACAATCTTCATGGCCCCATTGCTCCTGAATTGGGCATGCTCCCTCAACTCCAGGTTCTGTACCTTAATAACAATAACTTAGAAGGAACCATTCCCTTCTCTTTAACAAATCTCTCAAAATTGAGTGAATTAGATTCAGATGAAAACCAGCTTATTAGACATATTCCATTGGAAATTGGTACCAAGCTCTCTAATTTGCAAATTCTCAGTTTATGGGGAAATCGGCTTAGTGGAAACATACCAAACTCCCTTGGAAATTGTTCCCGTCTCACAATACTATATTTAAATACAAACAAACTCAGTGGAACGGTTCCGATGGAGCTGGGTAAGTTGAACCTTCTTAACTGGCTCTACCTACACACCAATCAACTGGTTAGTGACGGCAGTAATACATTGTCCTTTCTCACTGCTCTCACAAACTGCTCCTACTTGCAAGAATTAGAAGTGTCGTTTAACCGTCTGACTGGTGATTTGCCTCCTTCCATAGGCCAACTGTCTTCCAAATTCTATTACTTGGATTTATCAGACAACATGATAAGAGGAAGCATACCACAGCAGATTACCAATCTGACAAACTTAACCTACTTAGATTTAAGCAATAATCTTTTTAGCGGCAATATTCCATCTGGAATTAAAAGATTCCGCAAGTTGGAAAGATTGTATTTGGGTGGGAACATTTTAAAAGGAAGCATTCCTAGTGAGATAGGTCAAATGCAACATCTCGGACTCTTAAATCTCAGTCACAACCAGTTATCTGGAAAAATACCAGATTCTCTTGGTAGCCTGCAAGACCTAAGACGTCTTCATCTTGATCACAACAAATTATCAGGAGAAATTCATGTTAGTTTAGAGGGATGTAAGAAGTTGGAGCTCCTTGACTTGTCTTACAACAAACTAGGGGGAAGGATACCTCGTGAAGTCATTGCCAGCCTTGGAAACCTGCAATTCTACCTCAGTTTTTCATGGAATTTTCTGGAAGGGTCCTTGCCGCAGGAGATTAGTAAAATTGTAATGGCTCAAGCCATAGACATCTCTGGAAATCGACTTAATGGGGTGATTCCAAATTCTCTAGGAGACTGCGCAGCATTAGAGCATCTAAATCTGTCCCACAATCATCTTAAAGGTCGAAAACCAGATTCGCTCTCCAAATTAAAAAATCTCCTATAA